The Saxibacter everestensis genome has a window encoding:
- a CDS encoding carbohydrate ABC transporter permease: protein MKPDSVSVEERPAGARPSQQPEPRRQPRRLHFSAGLLAPAVVVMAILSVIPFITLIVMSFSRVRLLGGLRLEFAGLDNWARALTDIDLWTSWLLTAIFFVATVGLEMVLGIAIAFSLHKVIRGRSLLLSIILLPMFVAPVIVGLLGRYLTDPTFGLYAHVLQNLGIKEDILGNPTSAFIAVTLMDVWEWTPLVALIALAGFSSVNPSILEAAALDGAGQFKTLRHIVFPAISNVLLVALLIRSMDAVRYFDIITITTNGGPANATKIVPLRLFETAFRFFDLGYAAAIGLMMLIVTILIAQVFVRMLDKKGLTK from the coding sequence ATGAAACCGGACAGCGTAAGCGTCGAGGAACGACCCGCCGGGGCCCGACCGAGCCAGCAGCCGGAACCTCGACGGCAGCCCCGTCGGTTGCACTTCAGCGCAGGCCTACTCGCCCCGGCCGTCGTAGTGATGGCGATCCTGTCCGTCATCCCGTTCATCACCCTGATTGTGATGAGCTTCAGCCGGGTCCGCCTCCTCGGTGGACTGCGGCTCGAATTCGCCGGGCTGGACAACTGGGCCCGCGCGCTGACCGACATCGACCTGTGGACGAGCTGGCTGCTCACCGCGATATTCTTCGTCGCCACGGTGGGATTGGAGATGGTGCTCGGCATCGCGATCGCCTTCTCGCTGCACAAGGTAATTCGCGGCCGCAGCCTGCTGCTGTCCATCATCCTGTTGCCGATGTTCGTGGCGCCGGTGATCGTCGGCCTGCTCGGCCGCTATCTCACCGACCCGACCTTCGGCCTCTACGCCCACGTACTGCAGAATCTCGGCATCAAGGAAGACATCCTCGGCAACCCGACCTCGGCATTCATCGCCGTCACGTTGATGGATGTATGGGAGTGGACGCCGCTGGTGGCCCTGATCGCGCTCGCCGGCTTCTCCAGCGTCAACCCGTCGATCCTGGAGGCCGCGGCCCTGGACGGCGCCGGTCAGTTCAAGACCCTTCGGCACATTGTGTTCCCGGCCATCTCGAATGTGTTGCTGGTGGCGCTGCTGATCCGCTCGATGGACGCGGTCCGCTACTTCGACATCATCACCATCACCACCAACGGCGGTCCGGCGAACGCCACCAAGATCGTGCCTCTGCGGCTGTTCGAGACCGCATTCAGGTTCTTCGACCTGGGTTACGCCGCGGCGATCGGCCTGATGATGCTGATCGTCACCATCCTGATCGCCCAGGTGTTCGTCCGGATGCTGGATAAGAAGGGACTCACGAAATGA
- a CDS encoding DUF5997 family protein: MTSEPTPQTMKPATAAKKLGIYLPAAPEEFQNNPVSRSELNELIANPPEWLVELRLNGPHPRPEVARKLGVSISGLARGGIADALTTDEIKQLLEERPQWLTAERSTQAAVRQEQKRIKERDAKKHRAEADD; the protein is encoded by the coding sequence ATGACCTCGGAGCCCACGCCACAAACCATGAAGCCCGCCACAGCGGCGAAGAAACTCGGAATCTACCTTCCGGCCGCGCCGGAGGAGTTTCAAAATAACCCGGTGTCGCGCTCCGAACTCAATGAGCTGATCGCGAATCCGCCGGAATGGCTGGTTGAACTTCGGCTGAACGGCCCGCATCCTCGCCCCGAAGTCGCACGGAAACTCGGTGTGTCGATTTCCGGCCTCGCCCGCGGCGGGATAGCCGATGCATTGACAACGGATGAGATCAAGCAGTTGCTGGAAGAGCGTCCGCAGTGGCTGACCGCGGAACGTTCCACTCAGGCTGCCGTCCGGCAGGAGCAGAAACGAATCAAGGAGCGCGACGCGAAGAAGCACCGGGCCGAAGCAGACGACTGA
- a CDS encoding sensor histidine kinase, translating into MSPRSLPASAWIGLLLRRGLFLLIGGIVAVPYVMLVFWVGQVFSAPEIGPATYVLTLAIALAGILIPGSVSVLRALERTAVRDLLGVDIAEPVARTSASDVMRGGVWFYLHVVCGALFLFVLAFALPTAIAALLGLFPFAPNSATEISRVVFPGLSTGEGMVLTLLITTIAIALLVVVFWLLPRGAMPLLGPSAANRVLAAERETAELARRNQLARELHDSVGHALTITTLQAAAAQRMLASNPEGAERALLAIEETGRSALSDLDYALGILRAEPKRDDVADRRSPQLTLRALDRLLADTRSAGLRIDDDVDPGIAELPGAMSREAYRIVQESLTNILRHAGAVAAAVRIAIADEALRIEISNPMPVLLAPGEGDPPGRSLRRSGGRGLPGLAERVAVLGGSLQAGEVDGTWRVAVVLPMKGLL; encoded by the coding sequence GTGAGCCCTCGTAGCCTCCCCGCATCGGCCTGGATAGGGCTGCTTCTTCGCCGCGGCCTCTTCCTGCTGATTGGCGGAATCGTCGCCGTGCCCTACGTGATGCTTGTGTTCTGGGTAGGGCAGGTATTCTCGGCACCCGAGATCGGTCCGGCGACATATGTGCTGACGCTCGCCATCGCGCTGGCCGGAATCCTGATTCCGGGCAGCGTCTCGGTGCTACGCGCGCTGGAGCGCACCGCGGTCAGGGATTTGCTGGGTGTCGACATCGCCGAGCCAGTGGCTCGGACGAGTGCATCCGACGTTATGCGCGGAGGCGTCTGGTTCTATTTGCACGTCGTGTGTGGCGCGCTGTTCCTGTTCGTGCTGGCTTTTGCGCTGCCCACAGCGATCGCGGCGTTGCTCGGCCTGTTTCCGTTCGCGCCCAACTCCGCGACGGAGATCAGCCGGGTAGTTTTCCCCGGGCTGTCCACCGGGGAGGGCATGGTTCTGACCTTGCTGATCACCACCATCGCGATAGCGCTTCTTGTCGTTGTGTTCTGGTTGCTGCCGCGCGGCGCGATGCCGCTGCTTGGGCCTTCGGCGGCGAATCGTGTGCTGGCCGCCGAGCGCGAGACGGCGGAGCTCGCGCGGCGGAATCAGCTGGCAAGAGAACTGCACGATTCGGTGGGCCATGCACTCACGATCACCACACTTCAGGCAGCTGCGGCCCAGCGGATGCTCGCGTCGAATCCCGAAGGTGCCGAGCGTGCGCTGCTGGCCATCGAGGAGACTGGCCGGTCTGCACTGAGCGACCTCGATTACGCCCTGGGGATCTTGCGGGCGGAGCCGAAGCGGGATGACGTTGCTGACCGGCGGTCTCCGCAACTCACGCTGCGCGCGCTCGATCGCTTGCTGGCCGACACGCGCAGCGCCGGGTTGCGGATCGACGATGACGTCGATCCCGGGATCGCCGAATTGCCGGGTGCGATGTCGCGTGAGGCTTACCGGATAGTTCAGGAAAGCCTCACGAACATTCTCAGGCACGCCGGAGCCGTGGCGGCCGCCGTGCGGATAGCAATCGCCGACGAGGCGCTGCGGATCGAGATCAGCAATCCGATGCCGGTGCTGCTGGCGCCGGGGGAGGGTGACCCGCCCGGCAGATCGCTTCGGCGTTCCGGCGGACGCGGCCTCCCCGGGCTGGCAGAACGGGTGGCGGTTCTCGGTGGCAGTCTTCAGGCGGGCGAGGTCGACGGAACTTGGCGGGTAGCCGTGGTGCTGCCGATGAAGGGACTACTCTGA
- a CDS encoding ABC transporter ATP-binding protein, with amino-acid sequence MSMESTAWSSLYSSMTARTEKRPFSRATLSRIAGFARKYRSQLIGFIALSVATATLAVATPLLAGQVVNAIVGREAPSVVVQLAVIIAVIALAEAALGIVNRWLSAGIGEGLILDLRTAVFNHVQKMPIAFFSRTRTGALVSRLNNDVLGAQRAFSDTLSGVVSNIVSLALTLAVMLSLSWQVTLIALVLLPIFVVPARRMGSRLAEMRREAADYNASMGAQMTERFSAPGATLVKLFGRPEEESAEFESRARRVRNIGVHTAMLQWVFITALTLVSALALALVYGLGGTFALAGQLNSGDVVALAMLLTRLYAPLTALAGARLEIMSALVSFERVFEVLDLKPLITEKAQTTPIPPSGVSVEFDSVDFGYPSADKVSLASLEEVTKLDDREGSQVLHDVSFRIEPGQMVALVGSSGAGKSTIAQLVPRLYDVDTGSVKLAGIDIRDTSFESLRRTIGVVSQDGHLFHDTIRANLLLAKPDAGDEQLEDALRRSRLGAFLAALPEGLDTVVGERGYRLSGGERQRLTIARVLLAQPDVVILDEATAALDSTSEAAVQEALRQALIGRTSLVIAHRLSTVRAADKILVIEEGRIVESGTHGELLALGGRYRELHESQFGATEPEAASSL; translated from the coding sequence ATGAGCATGGAGAGCACTGCGTGGAGTTCGCTCTACAGCTCGATGACGGCGCGCACGGAAAAGCGTCCGTTCTCGCGGGCAACGCTGAGCAGGATCGCCGGCTTCGCCAGAAAATACCGCTCACAGTTGATTGGCTTCATTGCGCTCAGCGTCGCGACGGCCACTCTTGCTGTGGCAACTCCGCTGCTGGCCGGGCAGGTGGTGAACGCCATCGTTGGGCGGGAGGCACCGTCCGTCGTCGTACAGCTCGCGGTAATCATCGCGGTCATTGCGCTGGCAGAAGCGGCACTCGGCATCGTCAACCGTTGGTTGTCGGCGGGAATCGGCGAGGGACTCATCCTTGATCTGCGCACAGCGGTCTTTAACCACGTGCAGAAGATGCCGATCGCCTTCTTCAGCCGAACCCGCACCGGAGCCCTGGTCAGCCGGTTGAATAACGACGTGCTCGGCGCGCAACGGGCATTCAGTGACACCCTCTCGGGCGTGGTCAGCAATATCGTTTCGCTCGCGCTCACCCTCGCGGTCATGCTGTCTCTGTCGTGGCAGGTCACCCTTATTGCGCTGGTCCTGCTTCCGATCTTCGTCGTGCCCGCACGGAGGATGGGCAGCAGGTTGGCAGAGATGCGTCGCGAAGCTGCGGATTACAACGCCTCGATGGGCGCGCAGATGACTGAGCGCTTTTCCGCTCCCGGCGCCACCCTGGTCAAGCTTTTCGGCCGACCGGAGGAAGAGTCCGCGGAGTTCGAGAGCAGGGCCCGCCGGGTGCGCAATATCGGCGTGCATACCGCGATGCTGCAGTGGGTCTTCATCACCGCGCTCACCCTGGTTTCCGCGCTGGCGCTCGCACTTGTCTACGGACTCGGCGGCACATTCGCGTTGGCCGGGCAGCTGAATTCGGGCGACGTAGTCGCGCTGGCGATGTTGTTGACCCGACTGTATGCCCCGCTGACGGCGCTCGCCGGCGCCCGGCTGGAAATCATGAGTGCGCTCGTCAGCTTCGAACGGGTGTTCGAGGTGCTGGACCTCAAGCCGTTGATCACCGAAAAGGCGCAGACGACGCCCATCCCGCCGTCCGGCGTCAGTGTGGAGTTCGACTCCGTTGACTTCGGCTATCCCTCGGCGGACAAGGTCTCGTTGGCCTCGCTCGAAGAGGTGACCAAGCTCGACGACCGGGAAGGCAGCCAGGTGCTGCACGATGTGTCATTCCGGATCGAACCCGGGCAGATGGTTGCGTTGGTCGGCTCATCCGGCGCCGGAAAGTCGACGATCGCGCAGCTGGTTCCCCGGCTGTACGACGTTGACACTGGCAGCGTCAAGCTCGCCGGCATTGACATCCGCGACACGAGTTTCGAGTCTCTGCGCCGGACGATCGGCGTGGTCAGCCAGGATGGTCACCTGTTCCACGACACCATCCGGGCAAATCTTCTCCTGGCCAAGCCGGACGCCGGCGACGAGCAGCTCGAGGACGCGCTGCGCCGGTCCCGGCTCGGGGCGTTCCTGGCCGCTCTTCCCGAAGGTCTGGACACGGTCGTGGGCGAACGCGGCTACCGGCTGTCCGGCGGCGAGCGCCAGAGGCTGACGATTGCCCGGGTACTGCTCGCGCAGCCCGACGTCGTCATCCTGGACGAGGCGACAGCCGCGCTCGACTCCACCTCGGAAGCTGCCGTGCAGGAGGCGCTTCGTCAGGCACTTATCGGCCGCACCTCCCTTGTGATCGCTCATCGACTGTCGACGGTGCGGGCCGCGGACAAGATTCTGGTGATCGAAGAAGGCCGAATCGTGGAAAGTGGGACCCACGGCGAGCTACTCGCTCTCGGCGGCCGTTATCGCGAACTGCACGAAAGCCAATTCGGTGCCACTGAACCGGAGGCTGCCTCTAGTCTTTAA
- a CDS encoding PIG-L deacetylase family protein: MVPLDAPHKQRVVVVAPHSDDECLGAGGTIAMLAGHGAEVTVVTIAADLPPLYPAGTKEKVEAEALRAHGVLGVHDSVFLDFPAVDLPQQSTAAINRGVQDVVDSVRPTMVFLPFPDRHVDHKIAFDAGMVASRPVRAGKNIALVALYETISETFWNAPGAEPNFVPSWTVDITETIDQKIAAFEQFESQISPFPGPRSAEALRALALFRGSQSSVGYGESFQIARATFSPVDLLSV; encoded by the coding sequence GTGGTCCCGCTAGATGCACCCCACAAGCAGCGCGTTGTCGTGGTCGCGCCGCATTCCGACGATGAGTGCCTCGGTGCAGGCGGAACAATAGCCATGCTCGCCGGCCACGGCGCCGAGGTGACAGTTGTGACGATTGCCGCGGACCTGCCACCGCTGTATCCCGCGGGAACGAAGGAGAAGGTTGAGGCCGAGGCGCTCCGGGCGCACGGGGTCCTTGGCGTCCATGATTCGGTGTTCCTGGATTTCCCGGCAGTCGACCTTCCCCAGCAGTCAACCGCGGCAATCAACCGCGGGGTGCAGGACGTCGTCGACAGTGTCCGCCCGACAATGGTATTCCTGCCATTCCCGGACAGGCACGTCGATCATAAGATTGCCTTCGACGCCGGCATGGTGGCGAGCCGCCCGGTGCGTGCAGGTAAGAACATAGCTCTGGTGGCTCTCTACGAGACCATCTCGGAGACTTTCTGGAATGCTCCCGGAGCGGAGCCGAATTTCGTGCCCAGCTGGACTGTCGATATCACCGAGACTATCGACCAGAAGATCGCGGCATTCGAGCAGTTCGAAAGCCAGATCAGTCCCTTTCCCGGCCCCAGATCGGCGGAAGCGTTACGCGCGCTCGCGCTGTTCCGCGGCAGCCAGTCCAGCGTCGGCTATGGCGAATCGTTCCAGATCGCCCGGGCCACCTTTTCCCCGGTCGACCTGCTGTCGGTTTAG
- a CDS encoding winged helix DNA-binding domain-containing protein: protein MSLSLRELNRATLARQSLLSRGTMSPIELIEHLVGLQAQAPLAPYFALWTRLKSFQPDELAQLLLDRKALRMVLMRGTIHLVSADDALTFRPLTKVITERDLVRNATHAPALAGLDFDELAATGRRLVEERPLSISELRPLLQPIWPDRDPASLAYGVRNMLPFVQVPPRAIWGRSGQPRGTTLEHWLGRDPHPAPSIDDMVLRYLGAYGPASVMDAQQWSGLTRLTEVFQRLRPSVLPFTGPDGAELFDLPDAPRPAADVPAPVRLLAPFDNVLLSHAARERIIDLDMQKLVFTINGIIKSTVLVNGFVVGIVETVKKKDEARAVVTLFHQVSKRASEQIEREALKLLSFDAPGTRQTVELLRSTP from the coding sequence ATGAGCCTCAGTCTGCGCGAGCTCAACCGCGCCACCCTGGCCCGTCAGTCGCTACTGAGTCGCGGCACGATGTCGCCGATCGAGTTGATTGAACACCTGGTCGGGCTCCAGGCACAGGCGCCACTGGCTCCCTACTTTGCGCTGTGGACCCGGCTGAAATCCTTCCAACCGGATGAGCTGGCCCAACTGCTACTGGACCGTAAAGCGCTGCGGATGGTGCTGATGCGCGGCACCATCCACCTGGTCAGCGCCGATGACGCGTTGACGTTTCGGCCATTGACCAAAGTGATCACCGAACGGGATTTGGTCCGCAATGCCACGCACGCTCCGGCCCTGGCAGGACTCGACTTCGACGAGCTGGCGGCAACGGGCCGCCGGCTGGTTGAAGAACGACCGTTGAGCATCTCCGAGTTGCGGCCCTTGCTCCAACCAATCTGGCCGGATCGCGATCCGGCGTCCCTGGCTTACGGCGTGCGGAACATGTTGCCATTCGTACAGGTACCGCCGCGCGCCATCTGGGGTAGGTCCGGGCAGCCGCGTGGCACCACCTTGGAACACTGGCTCGGCCGGGATCCCCACCCCGCGCCGAGTATCGACGACATGGTGTTGCGATATCTGGGCGCCTACGGCCCGGCGAGCGTGATGGACGCCCAGCAGTGGTCGGGGCTTACCCGGCTGACCGAGGTGTTCCAACGACTGCGGCCTAGCGTACTGCCGTTTACCGGCCCCGACGGCGCCGAGCTCTTCGACCTTCCCGACGCTCCGCGACCGGCTGCGGATGTCCCAGCCCCGGTGAGGCTGCTGGCACCGTTCGACAATGTGCTGCTCTCACATGCGGCTCGTGAACGGATCATCGACCTCGACATGCAAAAGCTGGTTTTCACCATCAACGGGATTATCAAAAGCACGGTCCTGGTCAACGGTTTCGTCGTCGGCATCGTTGAAACCGTAAAGAAGAAGGACGAAGCCCGTGCCGTCGTCACGCTGTTCCATCAGGTCTCGAAGCGCGCGAGCGAGCAGATCGAACGGGAGGCGCTGAAGCTGCTGTCATTCGATGCCCCGGGCACCCGGCAGACGGTAGAACTACTAAGGTCGACTCCATGA
- a CDS encoding LysR family substrate-binding domain-containing protein — MNEQGDSPSATTPLTVAFVPGVTPTKWLRRWNERRPDSPINTIATVQDQQTVVLHEGRAQLSFVRLPVQRDGLSVVPLYREQPFVVAPKGHLITAAENVAVEELADEHLLQQPDEVPEWRDIASEIRLGTRIPVPQLPSAKEAIELVAAGAGIVIVPQSIARLYNRKDVVTRPVSGVPETEIALAWITDSENADMEEFYGIVRGRTERSSRTQRPAPADAVAAEARKPPPKKPQQRKRSGAGQQASSVPQRYRPRPGGSAGKPAKKGKRRGGR, encoded by the coding sequence GTGAACGAGCAAGGTGACAGTCCGTCCGCTACCACGCCGCTGACCGTGGCATTCGTTCCCGGCGTGACGCCGACCAAATGGTTGCGCCGGTGGAATGAACGTCGGCCAGACTCGCCGATCAACACGATTGCGACAGTTCAGGATCAGCAGACTGTGGTTCTGCACGAAGGACGTGCGCAGCTGAGCTTCGTCCGGCTGCCGGTTCAACGCGATGGGTTGAGTGTCGTTCCGCTGTACCGGGAGCAGCCGTTCGTGGTTGCGCCGAAGGGCCATCTGATCACCGCCGCAGAGAACGTTGCGGTCGAGGAACTCGCGGATGAGCATTTGCTTCAGCAGCCGGATGAGGTGCCCGAGTGGCGCGACATCGCGTCGGAGATCCGCTTGGGGACACGTATCCCGGTTCCGCAGTTGCCTTCGGCAAAGGAGGCTATCGAATTGGTGGCAGCCGGCGCAGGAATTGTCATCGTTCCGCAGTCCATCGCGCGGCTGTACAACCGGAAGGACGTCGTGACGCGCCCTGTGAGCGGGGTCCCCGAAACCGAGATCGCCCTCGCCTGGATCACCGACAGCGAGAACGCGGACATGGAAGAGTTCTACGGGATTGTTCGCGGGCGTACGGAACGAAGCTCGCGAACGCAACGCCCGGCTCCGGCCGATGCCGTCGCTGCGGAGGCCCGGAAACCGCCGCCGAAAAAGCCGCAGCAGCGGAAAAGGTCCGGGGCAGGGCAGCAGGCTTCCTCGGTTCCGCAGCGCTACCGGCCGCGTCCCGGCGGTTCGGCAGGCAAGCCGGCCAAAAAAGGCAAACGTCGTGGAGGACGCTGA
- a CDS encoding response regulator: MAVNPIRVMLVDDEPLIRAGIAAILSAEGDLEIVAEASDGVDVVALAEEHRPDVILMDVRMPKIDGIDATRNVRQRMAKPPRILVLTTFESDDYVYQALKAGADGFLLKREHPRQIAQAVRTVALSESLLFPEALRKLAVSQLPGRRGDGLAGRGLSEREKDVLRRLAQGMTNAEIAQDLFLGTETVKTHVGNILLKIEARDRTQAVIAAYESGFIPVE, from the coding sequence ATGGCTGTTAACCCGATTCGCGTCATGCTTGTCGACGACGAGCCGCTGATCCGCGCGGGAATCGCCGCCATCCTGTCAGCGGAGGGCGACCTCGAGATCGTCGCGGAGGCCTCTGACGGGGTGGATGTCGTAGCGCTTGCCGAGGAACACCGGCCGGACGTGATTTTGATGGACGTACGGATGCCGAAGATTGACGGCATCGATGCGACCCGAAACGTGCGCCAGCGGATGGCGAAGCCGCCGCGCATTCTGGTGCTGACAACCTTCGAGAGCGACGACTACGTCTATCAGGCGTTGAAGGCCGGCGCGGACGGCTTCCTGCTGAAGCGGGAGCATCCTCGGCAGATCGCGCAGGCAGTTCGAACCGTTGCGCTGAGTGAATCGCTGCTGTTTCCTGAGGCGCTGCGCAAGCTTGCGGTATCGCAGTTACCCGGCCGTCGAGGTGACGGGCTTGCCGGCAGGGGATTGAGCGAGCGAGAGAAGGACGTACTTCGGCGCCTTGCCCAGGGGATGACCAATGCCGAAATTGCGCAGGACCTGTTCCTCGGGACGGAGACGGTGAAAACCCATGTCGGCAACATCCTGCTGAAGATCGAGGCGCGGGACCGGACCCAGGCGGTCATCGCGGCCTACGAATCGGGATTCATCCCGGTCGAATAG
- a CDS encoding universal stress protein, translated as MASSADETHVGEVSVDAVVVGTDGSDEALRAVAWAARGAAVMKRTLVIVHAWVWPLYNIDLGPVSGIKDSGLQRAAERVLEEAEAEARKTAPEIKISTRLVVGRAGDKLAEASRDANLVVVADRGLGGFLGLLLGSTSLRLVTGSHAPVLLVRGADHDGGPVVAGVDGSAESDLAVQRAAELADFTGNSLNLIHVDRLGAYQSDAVSEDGEPAEMLEKAVQIAKQTAPSIEVSSSVVSAKSAPKALIDASETARIIVVGSRGSSQFAGPLGSTTHALLQHAKCPVLCAVAPKSD; from the coding sequence ATGGCGAGTTCAGCCGATGAAACGCACGTGGGCGAGGTCTCGGTCGACGCGGTAGTTGTCGGCACGGATGGTTCCGACGAAGCTCTGCGAGCAGTTGCCTGGGCCGCCAGGGGCGCCGCGGTGATGAAGCGCACCTTGGTCATCGTCCACGCCTGGGTATGGCCGCTCTACAATATCGACCTCGGGCCGGTGTCCGGGATCAAGGACAGCGGACTGCAGCGGGCCGCCGAACGAGTGCTGGAAGAAGCCGAAGCCGAGGCCCGGAAGACTGCGCCGGAGATCAAGATCTCCACCCGGCTCGTCGTCGGTCGTGCGGGGGACAAGCTGGCCGAAGCCAGCCGGGACGCAAACCTGGTGGTGGTGGCGGATCGTGGGCTCGGCGGATTTCTCGGGCTACTGCTCGGATCGACGAGCCTTCGCCTGGTGACCGGCTCCCATGCTCCGGTGCTGTTGGTGCGCGGCGCGGATCACGATGGCGGACCGGTGGTTGCTGGCGTTGACGGCTCGGCGGAGAGCGACCTGGCGGTACAGCGAGCGGCCGAACTTGCCGACTTCACCGGCAATTCGCTGAACCTGATCCATGTCGACCGGCTCGGTGCGTATCAGAGCGACGCTGTCAGCGAGGACGGCGAGCCGGCGGAAATGCTGGAGAAGGCCGTTCAGATCGCGAAGCAGACGGCGCCATCGATCGAAGTTTCGTCATCGGTGGTGTCGGCGAAGTCCGCACCGAAAGCGCTTATCGATGCTTCCGAGACGGCCCGGATCATCGTGGTCGGCTCACGCGGGAGCAGCCAGTTCGCCGGCCCGCTCGGCTCGACGACGCACGCCCTGCTACAGCATGCGAAGTGCCCGGTGCTCTGCGCCGTCGCCCCCAAGTCAGACTGA
- a CDS encoding extracellular solute-binding protein, translating to MTNLEPASGTRRSFLRASGLGIGALAASPLLAACNNQNQTTAMPRYTGGDPWRRFEGTTINFISENTAPTAAIAANLKPFTELTGVNVQIVNLELTALVQRVALDMASGHAQYQVIYADPYQVLAPYSAGLADLSEFVGADGYPELGHGGLKDFIPTQLNAAGKFVDDEKVFALPYDCPTMIWQYRKDIFDTYGGRMADDLGFDITPGADRTWEEYFQMAEWINGNADEVPYGTGHQAKQHDSLMCDFSNLLWAYGGDYFENGQDVGLLGTKDPGQSLLNQPEAKEAAALYNKLVGIAHPGSRGWDWDGVANALRAEQIAMTPNWHENAAANESVLPGKVGYAPLPKGPKRNAHMYGGCGIGIADNSQGAERGAAFLFLAWATSQDTQLANLKSEAGGGTPTRSSVYELPEVRKAENRPSELPNMLTADAVNFAWQEANIGLRPKIPMWNECDTAIFTGLSQMLAGQGNPEETMDGISDHVDRIVERGWVA from the coding sequence ATGACGAACCTCGAACCCGCCAGCGGCACCCGCCGGAGTTTTCTCCGCGCGTCCGGACTCGGAATCGGTGCGCTGGCAGCCAGCCCATTGCTTGCAGCATGCAACAACCAGAACCAGACGACGGCGATGCCCAGGTACACCGGCGGCGACCCGTGGCGACGGTTCGAGGGCACAACCATCAACTTCATCTCGGAGAACACCGCGCCAACTGCAGCGATTGCCGCGAACCTCAAGCCTTTCACCGAGCTGACCGGGGTCAACGTGCAGATCGTGAACCTCGAACTCACCGCCCTGGTGCAACGCGTCGCCTTGGATATGGCTTCCGGTCACGCTCAGTACCAAGTGATCTACGCAGATCCCTACCAGGTACTGGCTCCATACAGCGCGGGCCTGGCCGACCTGTCCGAGTTCGTCGGCGCAGACGGGTACCCGGAACTCGGTCACGGCGGCCTCAAGGATTTCATCCCGACCCAGCTCAACGCGGCCGGCAAATTTGTCGACGACGAGAAAGTCTTCGCGCTGCCCTATGACTGCCCCACCATGATCTGGCAGTACCGGAAGGACATATTCGACACGTATGGCGGCCGGATGGCCGACGATCTCGGTTTCGACATAACCCCCGGTGCCGACCGGACCTGGGAGGAGTACTTCCAGATGGCCGAGTGGATCAACGGCAACGCCGACGAGGTTCCTTACGGCACCGGTCACCAGGCGAAGCAACACGACTCGCTGATGTGCGACTTCTCGAACCTGCTCTGGGCCTACGGCGGCGACTACTTCGAAAACGGCCAGGACGTAGGCCTGCTGGGCACCAAGGACCCCGGCCAATCCCTGCTGAACCAGCCGGAAGCAAAGGAAGCAGCCGCGCTGTACAACAAGCTGGTCGGGATCGCCCACCCCGGATCCCGCGGCTGGGACTGGGACGGAGTGGCGAATGCGCTGCGAGCCGAGCAGATCGCCATGACGCCGAACTGGCACGAGAACGCCGCGGCGAACGAGTCGGTGCTGCCAGGCAAGGTGGGCTACGCGCCGCTGCCGAAGGGGCCGAAACGCAACGCGCATATGTACGGCGGCTGCGGGATCGGCATCGCCGACAACAGCCAGGGCGCCGAGCGAGGCGCCGCCTTCCTGTTCCTGGCCTGGGCGACATCCCAGGACACCCAGCTGGCAAACCTCAAGTCCGAGGCGGGCGGCGGAACCCCGACCCGCAGCTCGGTCTACGAACTCCCCGAGGTCAGGAAGGCCGAAAACCGGCCAAGCGAACTGCCGAACATGCTCACCGCGGACGCGGTCAACTTCGCCTGGCAGGAGGCGAACATCGGGCTGCGGCCGAAGATCCCGATGTGGAATGAGTGTGACACTGCCATCTTCACCGGCCTGTCCCAGATGCTCGCCGGCCAGGGAAATCCGGAGGAGACCATGGACGGCATCAGCGACCACGTTGACCGGATCGTCGAGCGGGGGTGGGTGGCATGA